From a region of the Mus pahari chromosome 12, PAHARI_EIJ_v1.1, whole genome shotgun sequence genome:
- the Ifnar1 gene encoding interferon alpha/beta receptor 1 encodes MLSVVGAAALVLVAGAPWVLPSAAGGENLKPPENIDVYIIDDNYTLKWSSHRESVGNVTFSAEYRTKDEAKWFKVPECQHTTRTKCEFSLLDTNVYIKTQFRVRAEEGNSTSSWNEVDPFIPFYTAHISPPEVRLEAEDKAILVHISPPGQDGNMWTLEKPSFSYTIQIWQKSSSDKKTINSTYYPEKIPELLPETTYCLEVEAIHQSLKKHSNYSAVQCISTTVANKMPVPGNLEVDAQGESYVLKWDYIASADVSFRAQWLPGYSKSSSGSRSDKWKPIPTCANVWTTHCVFTRDTVYTGTFFLRVQASDENNTSFWSEEKFIDSQIYILLPPPVITVTPTRDTLLVYVNCQDSFSKCDRLTYEIIFWEDTSNPKKQSMVVKSHREFTLKNLQPLTVYCVQARVLSTALQNKTSNFSDKLCEKTRPGSFSMIWIIIGFGAVLFSVVVLYALKSVWKRLCHVCFPPLKPPRSIDEFFSEPPSKNLVLLTPEEHTERCFIIENADMVAVEEEHAPEEDLRKYSSQTSQDSGNYSNEEEESGGPESSQTVLSTALCGSPWTVPGPPGTLEDGTCFLGNEKHLQSPALRTEPALLC; translated from the exons ATGCTCTCTGTCGTGGGCGCGGCGGCCCTGGTGCTGGTGGCCGGGGCGCCTTGGGTGCTACCCTCAGCTGCAG GTGGAGAAAATCTGAAACCTCCTGAGAATATAGACGTCTACATTATAGATGACAACTATACCCTAAAGTGGAGCAGCCACAGAGAGTCAGTGGGCAATGTGACGTTTTCAGCAGAATATCGAAC aaaagacgAGGCGAAGTGGTTCAAAGTGCCTGAATGTCAACATACTACAAGGACCAAATGTGAATTCTCTTTACTGGACACAAATGTGTATATCAAAACACAGTTTCGTGtcagagcagaggaagggaacAGCACGTCTTCATGGAATGAGGTTGATCCATTTATTCCATTCTACACAG CTCATATCAGCCCCCCAGAAGTACGCTTAGAAGCTGAAGATAAAGCCATACTGGTCCACATCTCTCCTCCTGGACAAGACGGCAACATGTGGACACTGGAGAAACCTTCCTTCAGTTACACCATACAAATCTGGCAGAAGTCTTCCAGTGACAAA aaaactATTAACTCTACGTATTATCCAGAAAAGATACCAGAGCTCTTGCCAGAGACCACTTACTGTTTAGAAGTTGAAGCAATACATCAGTCACTAAAGAAACACAGCAATTACAGCGCAGTGCAGTGTATAAGCACCACAG TGGCAAATAAAATGCCTGTGCCAGGAAATCTAGAAGTGGATGCCCAAGGCGAGAGCTATGTTCTGAAATGGGACTACATTGCGTCTGCAGACGTGAGCTTCAGAGCACAGTGGCTCCC tgGCTATTCAAAAAGCAGTTCTGGAAGCCGTTCAGATAAATGGAAGCCAATTCCAACCTGTGCAAATGTCTGGACTACACACTGTGTCTTTACTCGGGATACTGTCTACACAGGAACGTTCTTTCTCCGTGTACAAGCCTCAGATGAAAATAACACATCCTTTTGGTCTGAAGAGAAGTTTATTGATTCTCAAATATACA ttctccttcctcctccgGTCATTACTGTCACCCCCACGAGGGACACCTTGCTTGTTTATGTCAACTGTCAGGACAGTTTCAGCAAATGTGATAGACTCACTTACGAAATCATCTTTTGGGAAGACACTTCCAATCCTAAAAAG CAAAGCATGGTGGTGAAGAGTCACCGGGAATTCACCCTCAAAAACCTGCAGCCGCTGACTGTGTACTGTGTCCAGGCCAGAGTGCTCTCCACAGCCCTGCAGAATAAGACCAGCAACTTCAGTGATAAGCTGTGTGAGAAAACACGTCCAG gaagtttttCCATGATCTGGATTATCATTGGATTTGGTGCTGTGTTGTTCTCTGTCGTGGTGCTTTATGCTTTGAAGAGCGTCTGGAAACGCCTGTGTCATGTGTGCTTCCCACCACTCAAGCCTCCCCGCAGTATTGATGAA TTTTTCTCTGAGCCGCCTTCAAAAAACCTTGTACTTCTGACGCCTGAGGAGCACACCGAAAGATGCTTCATCATTGAGAACGCAGACATGGTCGCTGTAGAGGAAGAGCATGCACCTGAGGAAGATCTCAGGAAGTACAGTtcccagaccagccaggactcGGGGAACTATTCTAATGAAGAGGAGGAAAGTGGGGGCCCTGAAAGCAGCCAAACAGTGCTCTCCACAGCTCTCTGTGGGAGTCCGTGGACAGTGCCTGGCCCTCCTGGGACCTTGGAAGACGGGACCTGCTTCCTGGGGAATGAAAAGCATCTTCAGAGCCCAGCCCTGAggacagagccagctctcctctgCTGA